A single genomic interval of Zingiber officinale cultivar Zhangliang chromosome 4A, Zo_v1.1, whole genome shotgun sequence harbors:
- the LOC121973145 gene encoding MADS-box transcription factor 16-like has translation MGRGKIEIKKIENPTNRQVTYSKRRTGIMKKARELTVLCDAEVSIIMFSSTGKFSDYCSPSTDTKTMFDRYQRVTGINLWSAQYERMQNNLNHLKEINHKLRREIRQRMGEDLDGMDIKELRGLEQNLDEALKVVRHRKYHVISTQTDTYKKKVKNSQETHRNLLHQLEMKEEHGGVCRYVEDIDDGGQTDPMYTYRVRPNQPNLQAIRSYASHHDLRLA, from the exons ATGGGGAGGGGGAAGATTGAGATAAAGAAGATAGAGAACCCAACCAACAGACAGGTGACTTATTCCAAGAGGAGGACAGGGATCATGAAGAAGGCGAGGGAGCTCACGGTGCTGTGTGATGCTGAGGTTTCCATAATCATGTTCTCCAGCACCGGCAAGTTCTCTGATTACTGCAGCCCTTCTACTGA CACCAAAACTATGTTTGATCGTTATCAGCGAGTGACCGGGATCAACTTGTGGAGTGCACAGTATGAG AGAATGCAGAATAATTTGAACCATCTCAAAGAGATTAACCACAAACTTCGCAGAGAAATAAG GCAAAGGATGGGAGAAGATCTTGATGGGATGGACATCAAGGAACTGCGCGGTCTTGAGCAAAATCTGGATGAGGCATTGAAGGTCGTTCGTCATAGAAAA TATCATGTGATCAGCACTCAAACAGATACCTACaagaagaag GTTAAGAACTCCCAAGAAACTCACAGGAACTTACTGCATCAACTG GAGATGAAAGAGGAGCATGGAGGTGTTTGCAGGTACGTGGAAGATATTGATGATGGAGGGCAGACTGATCCCATGTACACGTACAGGGTTCGACCCAACCAGCCAAACCTTCAGGCCATCAGATCATATGCATCTCATCATGATTTACGTCTCGCTTGA